The proteins below are encoded in one region of Shewanella algae:
- a CDS encoding TetR/AcrR family transcriptional regulator gives MGKWERRGNYLVEVAQRCLRGQKTFGLCRSHLVEASQISKGTVYNHFTTEADLMVAVACSEYEYWLKQAKQDEIQYKDPLERFIFHHCQRLYEVLSTNKFVIERIMPNQALLLLATEFYRHGCERRFDEYMQWNAKTISAVGEVPGFDRVELVMSYLRGAMINTDDACKAHDDQQLYYQFSYALIHLMGHSDKRSPTKQQFAAWLSRQPSLEFEPEGLRRVVNG, from the coding sequence ATGGGAAAATGGGAACGACGGGGAAACTATTTGGTTGAAGTGGCGCAACGTTGTTTAAGAGGACAGAAGACTTTTGGTTTATGTCGTTCTCATCTTGTTGAAGCCAGCCAAATATCCAAAGGCACTGTATATAATCATTTCACTACAGAGGCCGATCTCATGGTGGCAGTAGCTTGCAGTGAATATGAGTATTGGCTCAAGCAGGCCAAACAGGATGAAATACAATATAAAGACCCTCTGGAAAGGTTTATATTTCATCATTGTCAGCGGCTCTACGAAGTCTTGTCGACAAATAAATTTGTCATTGAGCGGATAATGCCGAATCAAGCTCTGTTGTTGTTGGCGACCGAGTTTTATCGGCATGGCTGTGAAAGACGTTTCGATGAATATATGCAGTGGAATGCCAAGACCATTTCCGCAGTGGGAGAGGTGCCTGGATTCGATCGGGTCGAGCTGGTGATGAGTTATCTGCGTGGTGCCATGATCAATACCGACGATGCCTGCAAGGCCCACGACGACCAGCAGCTCTATTACCAGTTCAGTTATGCGCTGATCCATCTGATGGGGCACTCAGATAAGCGCAGCCCCACCAAGCAACAGTTTGCCGCCTGGCTAAGCCGCCAACCCAGTCTGGAGTTCGAGCCTGAAGGTCTCAGGCGTGTGGTAAATGGATGA
- a CDS encoding Spy/CpxP family protein refolding chaperone — MKTSIKASLLALIAGTTLMAGAAQAGDGYGDCPHRDGDRGYHHMKGERGYHHMKGGKGHFGMFGLRGLDLTDAQKTEIKALMDQHRSSMSRPDKETRAAHRAEMQALMTSGNFDEAKAKEIIEQRQQVREQHMLERMKLHNQIYNLLTPEQQAKFKERMDRRGERPEPIQD, encoded by the coding sequence ATGAAGACTTCAATCAAAGCAAGCTTGCTGGCCCTGATTGCCGGCACCACTCTGATGGCTGGCGCGGCACAAGCCGGTGACGGCTACGGCGATTGCCCACACCGTGACGGCGACCGTGGTTATCATCACATGAAGGGCGAGCGCGGCTATCACCATATGAAAGGCGGCAAGGGCCATTTCGGCATGTTTGGCCTACGAGGTCTGGATCTGACCGACGCCCAGAAAACAGAGATTAAGGCGTTGATGGACCAGCACAGAAGCAGCATGTCACGTCCTGACAAGGAAACCCGTGCAGCGCACAGAGCCGAAATGCAGGCACTGATGACCTCAGGCAACTTCGATGAAGCCAAGGCCAAAGAGATTATCGAGCAGCGTCAGCAGGTGCGTGAACAACACATGCTGGAGCGGATGAAGCTGCACAACCAGATCTATAACCTGCTGACTCCGGAACAACAAGCCAAGTTCAAGGAGCGTATGGATAGACGTGGTGAGCGCCCTGAGCCTATCCAGGATTAA
- the glnG gene encoding nitrogen regulation protein NR(I), translating to MSEQVWILDDDSSIRWVLERALQGAKLSCASFAAAESLWQALEISQPRVIVSDIRMPGTDGLTLLERIGLHYPHIPVIIMTAHSDLDSAVSAYQAGAFEYLPKPFDIDEAIALVERALNHATEQAPAAAEPQVKAPEIIGEAPAMQEVFRAIGRLSRSSISVLINGQSGTGKELVAGALHKHSPRKDKPFIALNMAAIPKELIESELFGHEKGAFTGAANVRQGRFEQANGGTLFLDEIGDMPLDVQTRLLRVLADGQFYRVGGHSPVQVDVRIIAATHQDLEQLVLKGGFREDLFHRLNVIRIHLPPLSQRREDIPQLARHFLASAAKEIGVEAKILTPETAAKLQQLPWPGNVRQLENTCRWLTVMASGQEIIPQDLPPELFKEPKAPQGSAGPSQDWQNALKLWLDMRLSQGESDLLTEIQPAFERILLETALEHTQGHKQEAAKRLGWGRNTLTRKLKELAMD from the coding sequence ATGAGTGAACAGGTTTGGATCCTCGATGATGACAGTTCAATTCGTTGGGTGCTGGAACGGGCACTGCAAGGCGCCAAACTCAGCTGCGCCAGCTTTGCCGCCGCCGAGTCACTGTGGCAGGCGCTGGAAATCTCCCAGCCCAGAGTCATAGTCTCGGATATCCGCATGCCGGGGACCGATGGCCTCACCCTGCTGGAGCGTATCGGCCTACATTATCCCCATATCCCGGTGATCATAATGACGGCCCATTCAGATCTCGACAGTGCCGTCAGCGCCTATCAGGCCGGGGCATTCGAGTATCTGCCCAAACCCTTCGACATAGATGAGGCGATTGCCCTGGTAGAGCGGGCGCTCAACCATGCCACAGAGCAGGCACCTGCGGCAGCCGAGCCGCAGGTCAAGGCACCGGAGATCATAGGCGAAGCCCCCGCGATGCAGGAGGTGTTTCGCGCCATAGGCCGTTTGTCGCGCTCATCTATCAGTGTGCTGATCAACGGTCAGTCAGGTACGGGTAAAGAGTTGGTTGCCGGGGCGCTGCACAAACACAGTCCACGCAAAGACAAACCCTTTATCGCCCTCAATATGGCGGCTATCCCCAAGGAGCTGATCGAATCCGAGCTGTTCGGCCATGAGAAAGGCGCCTTCACCGGCGCCGCCAATGTGCGTCAGGGCCGGTTTGAACAGGCCAATGGCGGCACCCTGTTTCTCGATGAGATAGGCGATATGCCGCTGGACGTACAGACCCGGCTGTTGCGGGTGCTGGCCGATGGCCAATTCTATCGGGTCGGTGGCCACTCTCCGGTGCAGGTCGATGTCAGGATCATTGCCGCAACCCACCAGGACCTGGAACAACTGGTACTCAAGGGGGGCTTTCGGGAAGACTTGTTCCACCGCCTGAACGTGATTCGAATCCATCTGCCACCGCTATCACAGCGGCGGGAAGATATTCCGCAGTTGGCACGCCATTTCCTGGCCAGTGCCGCCAAAGAGATTGGGGTAGAGGCCAAAATACTCACCCCGGAAACCGCCGCCAAGCTGCAGCAACTGCCCTGGCCCGGCAACGTGCGTCAGTTGGAAAATACCTGCCGCTGGTTGACCGTGATGGCCTCGGGCCAGGAAATTATCCCTCAGGATCTGCCGCCTGAGCTGTTCAAGGAGCCCAAGGCACCTCAAGGCAGTGCCGGCCCGTCCCAGGATTGGCAAAACGCCCTGAAATTGTGGCTGGATATGCGCCTGTCACAGGGCGAGAGCGATCTGCTGACCGAAATCCAACCCGCGTTTGAGCGCATCTTGCTGGAAACCGCGCTGGAGCATACCCAGGGCCACAAACAGGAAGCCGCCAAACGCCTTGGATGGGGCCGCAATACCCTGACCCGCAAGCTTAAAGAGCTGGCAATGGACTGA
- a CDS encoding ATP-binding protein gives MKSFSLPNRLFIKLLLGFWLCSSLIILAVGMLPLLQQNHDRAPMPPKLREVLSQVADELQQEPAKLNGRFLHHWERRRSMEGKPIRIYLVNEQGQIINTHRVSKGMRRFMLMAEEANAPISHQFRDELIFGPFDFKVNGTPYALYGRLPDHHPMPWFFFFIEHKLLTLSLAILLSGLLCGLLAWHLGKPLRSLKQSANALALGQLNSRVDDATAGRHDEIGELAQAFNSMAAAIETMVNNQQRLISDISHELRTPLTRLQLALALARKKGMAGDEAERIAYEADQLEKMIAELLELSRVKLKAQDNKLNVGLAESLSQVLDDAEFEAEQQQKELSILIPEELELPIYPRPLSRAIENLLRNAIRYCRTQVNICAEAKGPWVEISITDDGPGIEESELEAIFKPFYRPHSARERESGGWGLGLAIADAAVQAHGGNIQASNRVQGGLEVVIHLPHA, from the coding sequence ATGAAGTCATTTTCCCTGCCCAATCGCCTCTTTATCAAACTGCTGCTGGGCTTTTGGCTCTGCAGCAGCCTGATCATTCTTGCTGTTGGCATGCTGCCGCTGCTGCAGCAAAACCATGACAGAGCCCCAATGCCGCCAAAACTGCGGGAGGTCTTGTCTCAGGTCGCCGATGAGCTGCAACAGGAACCGGCCAAGTTGAATGGCCGCTTTCTGCACCATTGGGAGCGCAGACGCAGCATGGAAGGCAAGCCAATTCGCATCTATCTGGTCAATGAGCAGGGACAGATAATCAACACTCACAGAGTGTCCAAAGGCATGCGCCGCTTTATGTTGATGGCAGAGGAAGCCAACGCACCCATTTCACACCAGTTTCGCGATGAACTGATATTCGGCCCGTTCGATTTTAAGGTTAACGGCACCCCCTATGCCCTTTATGGCCGGTTGCCGGATCACCACCCCATGCCCTGGTTCTTTTTCTTTATTGAACACAAGTTACTGACATTGTCGCTGGCGATTCTGCTTTCAGGGTTGCTCTGTGGTTTGTTGGCCTGGCACCTGGGCAAGCCGCTACGTTCGTTGAAACAGAGCGCTAACGCCCTGGCGCTGGGGCAATTGAACAGTCGGGTCGACGATGCCACGGCCGGACGTCACGACGAAATCGGCGAACTGGCTCAGGCCTTCAACAGCATGGCGGCCGCCATCGAAACCATGGTCAATAATCAGCAGCGACTGATAAGCGACATCTCCCATGAGCTGCGAACTCCGTTGACCAGGCTGCAATTGGCGCTGGCTCTGGCGCGCAAGAAGGGGATGGCCGGAGATGAAGCCGAACGTATCGCCTATGAGGCCGACCAACTGGAAAAAATGATTGCCGAGCTGCTGGAGCTTTCCCGGGTGAAGCTCAAGGCACAGGACAACAAGCTCAATGTGGGGTTGGCCGAATCACTGAGCCAGGTACTGGACGATGCCGAATTTGAAGCCGAACAGCAGCAAAAGGAACTCAGCATCCTGATACCGGAAGAGCTGGAGCTGCCCATCTACCCAAGACCGCTGTCGCGGGCGATTGAAAACCTGCTGCGCAACGCCATCCGCTACTGCCGTACCCAGGTAAATATCTGCGCCGAGGCCAAGGGGCCATGGGTAGAGATAAGCATTACTGACGACGGCCCGGGTATTGAGGAGTCTGAGTTGGAGGCTATTTTCAAGCCTTTCTATCGACCGCATTCAGCCAGGGAAAGAGAGAGTGGCGGTTGGGGGCTGGGATTGGCCATTGCCGATGCCGCAGTGCAAGCCCACGGCGGCAATATCCAGGCAAGCAATCGCGTCCAAGGTGGGCTTGAGGTCGTCATCCATTTACCACACGCCTGA
- a CDS encoding cation diffusion facilitator family transporter: MTTTSRYEFWVKLASRAAVATAITLILIKLAAWLWSGSASMLASLTDSFADALASIVNFIAIRYALVPADQEHRYGHGKAEPLASLAQSAFIMGTAFLLLFHGGERLVNPMPLTHATLGVVVSIIAIVLTLALVMLQKRALAATKSTVVEADALHYKSDLFLNGAVLLALVLAQYGWWWADGLFAVLIALYIGQQAWSLGYRSIQALLDRELDDETRLRIRQLAEQDTQVRGIHDLRTRQAGKTTFIQLHLELDKDLSLQQAHAIAVATGERIRADFDHAEVIIHQDPV, encoded by the coding sequence ATGACAACGACTTCCCGCTACGAGTTTTGGGTTAAATTGGCGAGCCGCGCCGCAGTGGCGACCGCGATTACCCTGATCCTGATAAAACTGGCCGCCTGGCTCTGGTCCGGGTCGGCCAGTATGCTGGCCTCTCTGACCGACTCCTTTGCCGATGCCCTGGCTTCCATAGTCAACTTTATTGCCATTCGCTATGCCTTGGTGCCTGCCGATCAGGAGCACAGGTATGGTCACGGTAAGGCTGAGCCGCTGGCGTCTTTAGCCCAATCGGCCTTTATTATGGGGACGGCATTCCTGCTGCTGTTTCACGGCGGCGAGCGCCTGGTTAATCCCATGCCTTTGACCCATGCCACTTTGGGCGTTGTGGTGTCCATTATTGCCATAGTGCTGACCTTGGCCTTGGTCATGCTGCAGAAACGGGCGCTGGCGGCCACCAAGAGTACAGTGGTCGAGGCCGATGCCCTGCACTATAAGTCAGATCTGTTTCTCAACGGTGCCGTGCTGTTGGCGCTGGTTTTGGCGCAATACGGCTGGTGGTGGGCCGATGGTCTGTTTGCGGTATTGATCGCCCTTTACATAGGTCAACAAGCCTGGTCGCTGGGGTATCGCTCGATTCAGGCCTTGCTCGACCGGGAGCTTGATGATGAAACCCGGCTGCGTATTCGGCAATTGGCCGAGCAGGATACTCAAGTGCGTGGCATTCATGACTTGCGTACCCGTCAGGCGGGCAAGACCACCTTTATTCAACTGCATCTGGAGCTGGACAAAGACCTGAGCCTGCAACAGGCCCATGCCATAGCTGTGGCCACAGGCGAGCGGATCCGCGCCGACTTTGACCATGCCGAGGTGATCATTCACCAGGATCCTGTGTAG
- a CDS encoding porin family protein has translation MKQAAALAFVVSMAAAPLAQAQDDSGFYVGGQIGQGKLELKDSNFSESGVGFGAYGGYRFNSWFALEANLLVADNLDSDNLDILSGYTSIAPKFTWQLNDTFSLYAKAGIARGLVRVDNGYWEEDFDGYGWLYGLGLDAALTESLHLRLGYEMLKVELDSEFNYGARDLDTDMSNLALGLHWQF, from the coding sequence ATGAAACAAGCAGCAGCACTGGCTTTCGTGGTCTCTATGGCGGCCGCACCTTTGGCTCAGGCTCAGGACGACTCAGGTTTTTATGTAGGCGGCCAGATTGGCCAGGGAAAGCTTGAGCTCAAGGATAGTAACTTCAGCGAGTCCGGAGTAGGCTTCGGCGCTTACGGTGGTTACCGGTTCAACTCCTGGTTTGCCCTCGAGGCCAACCTCTTGGTAGCAGACAACCTGGATAGCGACAATCTGGATATCCTCAGCGGTTACACCAGCATAGCGCCCAAGTTTACCTGGCAGCTTAATGACACCTTTTCCCTCTATGCCAAGGCGGGTATTGCCCGCGGATTGGTGCGTGTCGATAACGGTTACTGGGAAGAGGATTTTGACGGCTATGGTTGGCTTTATGGTTTGGGGCTGGACGCCGCTCTGACAGAGAGCCTGCATCTGCGTCTGGGTTATGAAATGCTCAAGGTAGAGCTGGATTCTGAATTCAATTATGGCGCCCGCGATCTGGACACAGACATGTCCAACCTGGCGTTGGGGCTACACTGGCAGTTTTGA
- a CDS encoding LysR family transcriptional regulator translates to MLKIELLESFIAVAECGNLSKAAEKVCRTPSALSLQIKKLEESVGQPLLLRDNRGVVLTESGNTLLNYAYKMMQLNTQALDELKDCQNREVIRLGVPTDYITYYLDNCLLEFVREFTCIELVIDTDVSGNLYKRLHQGEFDLIVATHWQPPVQGELLFERRFHWVAAKNGSAHKRETIPMALYPENCPIRAQVFANHQLSMRPINVLLSTPSPQALCMAVENDLSIAPIAEFRINDKMQILDPIEHDLPPLPVFNESLYLNPESQTEACNQLIALLKANLKNRNTTVE, encoded by the coding sequence ATGTTAAAAATAGAATTGCTCGAGAGTTTTATTGCTGTGGCCGAATGCGGCAATTTATCCAAGGCTGCAGAAAAAGTCTGTCGCACCCCGTCGGCATTAAGCTTACAGATCAAAAAGCTGGAAGAAAGTGTCGGTCAACCGCTGTTGCTCCGAGACAATCGAGGCGTGGTACTGACCGAATCCGGCAATACCCTGCTCAACTACGCCTATAAGATGATGCAACTCAACACCCAGGCCCTGGATGAGCTGAAAGACTGTCAGAATCGCGAAGTGATTCGCCTTGGCGTTCCCACAGATTATATTACCTATTATCTGGACAACTGCCTGCTGGAATTTGTCCGTGAGTTCACCTGTATTGAGTTGGTCATAGACACAGATGTCAGCGGCAATCTGTATAAGCGGTTGCATCAAGGGGAATTCGACCTGATAGTGGCGACCCATTGGCAGCCTCCGGTGCAGGGAGAGCTCCTGTTCGAACGACGTTTTCATTGGGTGGCCGCCAAGAACGGCAGTGCCCATAAACGGGAAACGATTCCCATGGCACTTTACCCGGAAAACTGCCCCATCAGAGCTCAGGTGTTTGCCAACCACCAACTGTCGATGCGGCCCATCAATGTGCTGCTTTCCACCCCCTCTCCCCAAGCCTTGTGCATGGCGGTTGAAAATGATTTGAGCATAGCTCCGATTGCCGAATTCAGGATCAACGACAAGATGCAGATCCTCGATCCCATAGAGCATGATCTCCCTCCCTTGCCCGTGTTCAATGAATCTCTCTATCTCAATCCGGAGAGCCAGACTGAAGCCTGCAATCAACTCATCGCCCTGTTGAAGGCCAATCTCAAAAACAGAAACACGACCGTAGAA
- a CDS encoding response regulator, translated as MSRILLIDDDLGLAELLGQLLELEGFELTLAHDGQSGLELAIANDYDLILLDVMLPKLNGFEVLRELRGKKQTPVLMLTARGDEIDRVVGLEIGADDYLPKPFNDRELVARIRAIIRRANITPQDIPQSGIQTIGDLSLDSARQEAYCNEQLLLLTGTEFSLLYTLANQAGELIGKDELSETVLGKKLMPFDRSLDMHLSNLRKKLPERSDGRPRVKTIRGKGYIWIP; from the coding sequence ATGAGCCGAATTTTATTGATAGACGATGACCTGGGCCTGGCCGAACTCTTGGGGCAATTACTGGAGCTGGAAGGCTTTGAGCTGACACTGGCCCATGATGGTCAGAGCGGCCTGGAACTGGCGATTGCCAATGATTACGACCTGATCCTGCTGGATGTGATGCTGCCCAAGCTCAATGGCTTCGAAGTGCTCAGGGAACTGCGTGGCAAGAAACAAACCCCTGTGCTTATGCTTACCGCCCGCGGTGATGAGATAGACAGAGTGGTTGGCCTGGAGATAGGCGCAGACGACTATCTGCCCAAGCCTTTCAATGACAGGGAACTGGTAGCCAGGATCCGCGCCATCATACGCCGCGCCAATATCACCCCGCAGGACATTCCCCAGAGCGGTATTCAAACCATAGGCGATCTCAGCCTGGACTCTGCCCGTCAGGAAGCCTATTGCAATGAACAGTTATTGCTGCTGACCGGCACTGAGTTCAGCCTGCTCTATACCCTGGCCAATCAGGCCGGAGAACTGATAGGTAAAGACGAGCTGAGTGAAACCGTGCTGGGCAAAAAGTTGATGCCCTTTGATCGCAGTCTGGACATGCACCTTTCCAACCTGCGCAAGAAACTGCCGGAACGCAGCGACGGTCGTCCCAGGGTCAAGACCATACGTGGCAAAGGCTATATCTGGATCCCTTGA